The sequence ACATAcctgaaacaaaatggcaaccGCAAATCCACATTTTGGTGCCTGGATTCCAGTTGTTTCTACAAATTGCAGTGATccatttgctttgcttttctttaGCTTTTGACAGTCTGTAAAACGATAGCTCTGATTCCTTGTTGAAATTATTTGTACAGTCAAATCGCACAACAGCTCTTTCCCAttttagatgtgttttttttgtgtgtgtttttgtggcaTTCAAGCTCAATGCTAATGCTGCCACTCAGTAAATTAAGCGgggctcagactacaggagttttaaaatcctaactgattttgaagtcggGTTGCATCAAGCACATAAGGAGAAAGTTCACAGATGTTCTTCTCTCTaatctcaaacatgcacacattgcaagatttgaaaataatagCACATAACACACTAGGGGATATTAATAAGATTATCATGCCAGAGGAAGTAATGCACCACCTCACGCTCACGTGATCTCATAGGGTAgtagatgtaaacaaaatgaagACTGACATGGTGCAACAACTTGCTTTAGTAAAGCTCTTCTCTTTGTCCGTATGGTTATGATGTATTGAAAGACATGTTATATAGGCAGTTGTGTTCTTTTCACATATCGACAAGCCTTTCCTCCATCTCAGCTGTCCAATGCACCTGTACaacagcttgttgttgtttctttgtggTCTCATTCACTTCCGTGTCCTTGTAAACTTGtctctctcattggctattgtgGTCCCATTCAGAAAGTAGCGACGTAATCATCCAGattttaaaggtccagtgtgtagaatttagtggcatctagcagtgaggttgcaggctgcaaccaaatgaatacacctctCCTCACCCTCCACTTGCAAGTGTGTAGGAaaacctacagtggctgtgaaacttgcaaaaaacgtgaaaggccctctctagagccagtgtttggtttgtccgttctgggctactgtagaaacatggcggtgcaacatggtgtgCGCTGcggaagaggacccgctccctatgtagatataaagggctcattctaaggtaatgaaaacacaatgattcttattttcagatgattacACTAATgcaaacatacttatgaatcTTATATTCCATTTATGCCAGGTCTTTTccgctagatgctactaaattctacacactgcacctttaaatccTAAATCTCAAATAAATTTGAAATGATTGGGGTGGCCCCGATGAGTCTGTGAGCAGTTATGGAGGTTTTAGATTGGATCTGTAAACCCCTCACATTAGCAGATAATCTGGTCTGTACATCAGAGGGGTGAATCAGGGATGAATCGGCCCACAACTCCTGTAGTCTGAACCTGGCTTGACTCTTTCTGCCACTCAGTGGGTGAAACCACAATCGCTTCCGCCTACTGTGATGTAACATGCATAGCCTCCATTGTGAAGGagcttttattacatttttatgaaagGAGGTTCAGAAAAGGATTAGGCCATGTGGCTCACTCATCTACACTGTCAGATGCATTGACTACCACTCTATCAGCACTATCTTAAAGACTTACTGTAATAGCTTTATGTAGGTGCTGAGCTTCATTATCTGAACCACAACACCACCAGCATTATCTTTTGGCAAGAAGTCTGACTGTAATGGCTTTAAGTCTGGCCTGCCTTCTCCTCGCTCCCTCTGGCTCGATGCTGGGCTGTGCGGTTGCAGACAGTGAGCCTCATCGGTGAACGGTGAGCACAGAGTTGACCTGGATAGTGAGCAATGGTTTCTAGGATGTCTCAGAGGAATCTCGCCAGCCTACTCTGTGCTCTGCTTGGCAGCTTTTCAGACCACTAGGAAAGAAAATCTCTTCTTGTCAAAAAGGGGGATGAAATGGAGACGGTTTAATGAGACCAAACAGAGGCAAACACGACGATGTCCCTGAGCCTGAAAGTATGCACCTTTATGTCAGTCTTTGCATCCATTTTGACCTGATCTGCGAGAGCTGAGTGTGCTGCGGAAGTTATAGAGCCAGTGGGTTGACCAGGGTGGCGTCTGTCCCAGGATGAACCTCTTCTAGAGTTACAGGACGCTATGTGTCCGGTGCCTTTATGGGATATTGAGACATCTTTCATAACTGCAGggtgacagaaaaacaaaatcactgtTTGATCAGGCCTCTTTTTAACTGTGTTGTTTTGCTTCTAGTAGAACAAGAGAGGAATTGTGATGCATTCGTGTCACATGggacagacagaagaaaacaacagcagtagGACAGGACATGTGCTCTGCAGATAGACACAGGGACAGTTGTGTGAAAGTATCATCAGCTGATACCTCAGCAGCTCAGTTAATCCCATTGTCTGGCTTACATAATTCACCCCAAGCAATCTGTGGTTGACCCACTTTCTTTTAAAGCACCAAACATCAGCCTACGAACAGTTGGCCCTCTTTCCAAGATGGGAAAATTGTTTAGCTTTTCAGAGTCTGTGCATTGTTGGAAATGTACCTTGTTGGAGCAAGAATGCAAACAGGAAAAGAGAAGGCTGACGTACGGCAGTGACCGTAATGCCTCAATAGACACATTaatatacattcacacacacacacgcacacgcacacacacacctacagtatatgcttCACTGTCAGAATCTGGGGCTTTCTGGCAAGACGGCGTGCACATGATATTTGGCTGCGTGCCTTGATTCAGCTCCTTGGCTCACCTTTCTTCAgttcctgctgtgtgtgtgtgtgtgtgtgtgtgtgtgtgtgtgtgtgcgtgctaaTTGCTGAAGATGGATGATTCTGTATGCTCAGCTAATCATTGCTCAGATATTGggacaaatataaaactgtcaGCTGATCTTCCAACAGGTCTCCACTTGTCTctgttacatatttttatattttgaagtCTGTGTGTCCAGATctgtacatgtgtttttgtgaaagTTTTTTGGGGCGCTCATCaagtgtgtgggtgttgatgTCTGCCTGGGATCAGCAGCTTCAGCCGGTCCCCTCTGTGGTGGGAGCAGTAGcagctgtcagcattcacacacacaaacacacacaaacatactgtgcAGGATGTATTCTTTTGTCAATGCACAGTAATGCTTATCTATACGAGTGGAACAATGAGTGGAACTGAGCATGGTGTATATTGATTGTGTGTCACTGGGATTTTCAAGCACACTGGTGTGGTGCTGGACACTAGGATTTACAGAGTcagcatttttcagttttgcctAATTGAATTTGGACATTGACTTTCATTCAAACATGTATCaagtaaacaaaagcagcacatgtaaaggaataaaaaacaaaacaaaacagcagcctTTTGTACCCAGATGCTCCACaatgttttacctttttttgcTTGACACAGACCTGACTGTGTCTTTTCATTTTGCAGAGTCAATTGAAGACACAGGAGAAAAGGGTAAGTGTTTTATAACACTGTCAGAAATCAAGAGGAATTATTTCAACTTAAAGTGTCAGATGTTGAGTTGAATTTAGTCCAGAGGAGATTCAGCAGGATCTGCCTGCAGAGGCAGCTCACATCAAAACTATTTTGTCAGCCTCTATCAGCTGGAAGTGTATCAAACGACTTCTCATGTATGTTTAAAGGGGTAAcccacagattttacacattaaaatgagTTTACACATCATGAGGAGTTCTACTCTgcctgtgaaaactgttgaaTAATATCATCTGTGGTTCTGGAGGAGCTTCATAAaatcagagaaaatgttttcttcaatTTAGACCATTCATCTGTCTCTTGCAAGACTCCCACCTTAATGAAAGTGTAACGCTACATCGATATACTCCTTTAAAGCTTGCActcagtgtgtgttacagagtaTAGAGATAAaatgagagaggcagagacactCCAATGTCTAATTTTTGGTATCTATCTAGACAAACCAATCATTTTACACTGTTTTTAATCTGCCTCCGCTTCAGAGAATtcttttttctaaatatttgGGAATATAATTGAGTCACTATTGCTGCAAGTGCATAATACAAGCAAAATCTTTATTGTTATGGTATATAGATAGATCTATAGATTCCTAATGTAAGTGGTGTGTGgtcctgtttctgtttctttttcactcTCACACTGGCCTACAGTGACAATGCACAAAATGTCCTTGAtgatagatgatgatgatttgtttatgttttctgtctgctttcAGTTGTGTACTTGCTGGTGTACCATgtcattttcatcatgtttgtatGGGCTTACTGGCAAACCATCTTCACCAAGCCCATGAACCCCCTGAAGGAGGTGAGTGTGACTGCGACGCAGCGTTATTGTCAGCTGGGATGATGAGGCATCGTGGGAAGTGCAGATGTAGGTTACAGCCTCCCTGTGTGATTGAACGCTGCATTTAGACTAATAATACTTTCCAGTGGAAGTGCCTGGAGCTGCACTCTAATGGCTCTGATCCTGACCACAGCACTTCAGCTCTGCAGCATGaatacacgcacgcacacacagacacacacacatacacacgcaagACTTAGAGAGGACACTTCTGAGAAAAGCCACCTTGTATTTCAATTTCTACTGAGGTGAAACACATGCAGGCAATAATCACCTCGAATGAAAGCTTTCCTTTATGAGATGCGATCGCTGGATCTCTTGAGGTTTTGTAATAAAAGTGAAATTTCGTGTGTCGAGCTGTTTGTTATCGTCAGAGTTATTTGCTTCCAGTGTTCAATCATAAATCGCCTGAGTGACTGAAAGTAATATCgcagctctgtgctgctttgCTCCCATTTGCCTGCTGGggcagaaaacaacaaacaaatggaGGAAACAGAAATACCCTTCACTGCCTACTGAGCTGCACTTCAttgtaaaacatatttctgcatTACTGACGCTAATGCAGTATGTATCTGTATCAAAATATTCAAGCCAGTTTTGACAAATGCAAAGCTATGATTCATCAGAAATAACTGCTCACGGATGAGGATACTGATAAGTCACAGGTGTTTGTTTTTCGCTCTGCCCAACATAGTTTCACCTGTCCTTCTCTGACAAAGAGCTGCTGGAGCGTGAAGATCGGGGAGAGTCTCAGCAGGAGATCCTGAGGAGAATAGCCAAGGATCTGCCCATCTACACCCGCACCAACTCTGGAGGTACAGTACAGTGAACAGTGCTGCTGATGCAGAACAACAGAAGCAGTCTAGACTGACACGCAGCTCTCAGAGCTCATTTCACCCCCGTCACCTTGTTAGTCTGTGGTCAAGTGTTaggagaggctgctgctgacGGCTGTGTGACTGAATTGGCTGTGTCTCCTCAGCAATCCGTTTCTGTGACCGCTGCCAGCTGCTGAAGCCTGATCGATGTCACCATTGTTCAGTCTGTGATAAGTATGGCTCTCTGCTCATGCACCTATAGAGAAAAGACTCCACCATATATATTGCATTCTGGCAGGCAGAATAAGATTCAATTACATTGACGTCTGACCCTGCTGTGTTACAGATGCATCCTGAAGATGGATCACCACTGCCCCTGGTATGTAGTGAGGCTCTTTGATTAAACCAGGAATAgaattttaaagaaatgtaCCCGTATATACTGCTCTCACACTGTGTTGTCTGTGTAATtacttcttcttttcatttaagGCCCAACAGTATTCAGGTTACATGATTTTGTGATCAAAAGTATTTATGCTCAGGATGGAAAAGACTTGATTCAGTTTAGTTAAATGGTCAGTTGATCTCTAATAGCTTGAATCAGTTGCATTCAAGCTAAGTTTACCGGACAGAGTTTGATGAAGTCACCTCTCATCCTGCCAGCTGACAGATTTTGGCAGCTGGGTGAGACAAATCTGATTCCAGTCAGTGTATTTTTTGATATATATGATCAGTTTGTTTGCTCTCTTCGCCATATTGAACCAAGCCTAGTGTTCAGACCAGGAGGGACCTCATtaaaaatatgatgatatgattatgataattagttttaatttatGCATCTCTCCATTGGGTCATGTTGGTTGTTAAAGCATCAGAAggggatttttttcttctgtagtTTCCATAAAAATTGTCTGGATATGCCCTCCACCCTGTATGACAGAATGTAATGAACAACACTAAAACCTGACTGGTTAAAAATGCCAGATCCTTtcattaaaatgacacaaacatcCTGAgtggtgtttttattgtgaatatCTAATTACTAGTTGTGATTCATTTACCATAGTTTGTTCAAAACAGCCTGGAAAAATAGGATATATACACATTTGCAATGAACCAATAACAtagtaatcataataattataggataaaatgattaaatgagcTATAACAAAATATTGCATTATGTGACAATTCTCCCACCAACCCAAACAGCCCATCTCCAATATTTATAGTTTTGCTCAAAtgtcaagtaaaaaaaagtctccaCATCTAGAAAAGATCGGCCCTGTCTCAACATGTACTAGTGACATTTTCCAACACTAACCTGCATCATTTCCTCCTTACAGGGTGAACAACTGTGTGGGATTCTCCAACTATAAGTTTTTCATGCTGTTCTTGTTATATTCGCTACTCTACTGCCTTTTTATAACTGCTACAGATCTGAAATACTTCATTAAGTTTTGGACGGTAAGCAGGATTTCAGCTATTGCACCACAATACAAACCTTTAATTATATTATGCATATCAAGCATGAATGTTCATTTTCTACCTTGGAAATAATAGTTTGAAcattgcttgaaaaaaaaaaaaaactcctctcGGCTTTTAACTGCATGTCACGGTTTTCATCAGCAAATGGATTTTGCTCACTTGTCATCATGAGACCCAAACTAGTCACGTGACAACTAAACAGAAGCTAGCAATGTTGACCTTGAgttaaacctttttttcatGTGTATATTGTTTCATTATAAATGATATAATACCTATATAAAATCTGAATGTCCTTTCTGTTTCATATATATGgcataattatttgtttttctacaaGGCTGGAGGTAGAGCACATTTCCGTCTGAGAGAATATCTGGTACGAACCAATCAACCAGTTAGTAGTGATGAAATAGAAAGACTGTAATAAACTCTCAGTAGAATAGTTTAGTAGAAGTctatcagctgtcaatcagcaCCCAGTAGTTTACACCCACTGAGCAGATCCAGTTCatactggtactgtatgtactctGTACTGGTGCTGTTATGTTGATGTCTTGGTTTCTCCTCAGAACGGCCTACCAGACACTCAGGCGAAGTTCCACatcctcttccttttcttctcgGCCTCCATGTTCTCAGTCAGCCTCGCTTCGCTTTTCACCTACCACTGCTGGCTCGTCTGCAAGAACAGATCCACTCTTGGTAGGTTGCGTGCCAGTAGTTCATGCCTGTATGTATATATCTCTCTCATGTTTGTGTATCTTGAATATCTGCTTTCAGtctgcttcctgtttgctaCTAATGATGATGTTTCATTGCGTTTTTCCCACCATCAGTCTCCATCCTCATCAGCATAGTGATTTGACGAGCCTCTTTGGGCCGGTATCAGACGGAGTGGTTTCTCATTATGTGTGCACAGTGGCAcactttgtctctgtgttgaggAGAATGGATTAGATCCTGAGGAGTATGTTTCAGTGTAATGCAAAGACATAAGGCTCAGAGCAGTAAGCAGCTTAGTAACAGACACTGCCACACTGCTCAGGAAGAGAAGTCACACCTGGTGGCACACTCTGAGATCTGCTTTACCTGCACAACAAAGACACTTTCATTCAGCGATGTTCTGCTGACGCCACTATTCAGCAGGAATCGTTCATGTGTTGATCTATTGTGTGATTGAGCTCCTGTTATTCATCTTTATGCCAGACTCACTGTTCTTCTTCGTGTCTGTCCTCTCAGAGGCTGTGCGTGCCCCGGTGTTTCGTCACGGCACAGATAAGAACGGTTTCAGTCTGGGTTTCAGTAAGAACTTCCGCCAGGTGTTTGGTGATGAAGTCAAATACTGGCCTATTCCTGTTTTCTCCAGGTAAGGTCCTTTAGATAGGTCTTAGAGGAATTCAGAAGGAAAAGTATCTATCAAATGAGTTAGATTAAAAGAAACAGCATAATTTAAGTTGGGCAAACTAAAAGCCAAATCTAATAAAACAAGTCTATGTTTAAAAAGCTATTTGTTTCACAGACAGGTTGTTTTGCAGTTCAGGAGCTGATGATGACCTGTAATTTTGAGTCAAGGTCAAAGACTTCAGGCTCTGCTTCAAGAGCTTAAATTCTGCTGCACTGGTTGggacataaaacacaattagATCAGCAAATCAAATCCAGTTTGTAATCTGTTAAGATGCTTTGGGTTAAATGGTGACTTGCAGGACTGCCACCTTGTTAATTTGCTGGCTAAAATCACATTTGGATAGATAATGTTCAACATAAACAGAGGCTTACTGATGCTCAGACTTTCACACACTCAccagtttcatgttaaaaatagaGTATATTGTCTAGAGAGATAAATATATGAGAGCAGACAGGTGAGTGGATGCAGAaggactgtatgtgtgtgtgtgtgtgtgtgttagccaAATAATAACATTCAGTCATATTTTAACAGAATCTAACTCAGGATGTCAGAGAAGTCctgcatgaatgaatgaatgaatgaatgaatgaatgaatgtggatttataaactaaaataagGGCAAGTGAGCACTGCTATTTAGTTTGAACAAAGTGATTCAAGAGCTTTAACTTCTGAAAACAACTATTTACTactatattatttattattctgtaAACTAAACCACTGAAATactcaaacacatgaaaaatgtactTTCTTATGTTGTCAGTTTCTGCTTGGAAATAGTGACATTAAAGCCAGACTATGTAATGTTTGAAAGATTCATAAGCAATTAATCACACCCTTGTTCAATTCAGTACACTAGAGAGGATTTGCTGCTGTAGTGTTAGTTGGTCTGATAATGACCAGTAGTTTGTGGTTCATAATATTAGCtaatattacataaatattaCTGTGGTAGTGTAGAGTAATTTTACTGACTTGATGCTTGACTTTTCTTGACTTGAGCTACTGCTACACTATGTTTTAACATTTACCTTTATTACATATGCTGGGTTTAACATATTCTATACTTATTTAAACtactttcctctttcctctgtgaCTCTCAGTTTAGGTGACGGTTGCTCGTTCCCAGCATGCCTGGTGAATCTGGACCCTGAGCAGCCATCATCGCCCACTGGCTCCAACCCTGCCAGCAAGGCGTAAGTTAAAAGatgaagaacacacacattgataTTAGAGTAAACCCAGGTACAGCACAGAAAGACTAGAGTCTTCTCAACTGCAAGTCAGCCCAGTGGTTTATTAACTCTGTAGGTTTAATGATGCAGGAAAATCGCCTGGCTGCAGTTTTAAATTGTGCATTTAGATAACAGGATTACAGGGTTTAGGACTAATTTATCTTAAAAAGGAGGGAATATTACTCCTATAATTCCCGGCTACTCTCCtgctaatgtgtgttttgtatgtctCCAGTGCAGCAGACGCCCGCCAGTTCCCCTCCAAGCCGCTGAGGGAGAGTCAGAGCCGGCTGCTCACCAGCACCCCCTCCTGGACAGAGAGTGACAATGCAGCAGACAAGGACAAGAAGGGTAAGATAATGATATCCTCCATATAATGGTTTCCCTCAAAGCTGCTTGCTTACACAACCCcaagacaggaaaaaaatcaataattaaacaGATATTTTATGATGTAGATGATGAAGAATCTCAGTCATCCACatcatggttatccaaggaggATTGAAAcaagggcaactggacttgttTGTGGATACTttcacctctcatccaagggacttcttcagttctgactgactgggggggggggggggtcattaTCAAGGTCACTGATACCACTTGGTTCGTTAGTTCTCCTGGCTGTTGTAACGACAGTCATCAGAGTCGTTGGCATCACATGAGACCGACTAATGTATAGTTGTTAAATCTCCTGGGAAGGgtagacctcctcctcctcctcgtctgtTGAGGGATGTTTTCTCTActttcactttacttttactccctctctcctctttcaaaccatctgtcctTTCTAGATGTAGATGAtggattttatttgtgtgtgtttgtgtgtgtgtgtgtgtttgttcaggtGCTAGTAACCCAGGGATGACCATAGAAAATGAGGCGTAACCAGAGATAGAGTCGACACGTTCCATCCAGAAAAGTAAGTTTACAGTCATATAGAAATGATCCGcatatcaaaatataaaagcaacgTCATGTACATATTTGTTTCCATCTAACAGGTCTATGCTGCCCCCTCCTCAGTGTTCGTGCCTATCAGAATGTGACGTGGTGGTGACATCATCGATATTTGTTGTTTCCCATAATACACCCTGCTTCTGAGAGGTTTACACAACTGACACATGACATACAAACCAGAGAAAAACTGGTTATTATTATCATCGGTGTTACTGTTATTGTTACGAGCAGCAGTGTCTGCTGCTATCTGAAAGTATTTGGGCCTCAAAACAAGTGGATTCGAGTTGAAACTGCATTCCAGCaatcagattttcttttgtttgtatatgaataagcacagagcagcagtggaagaggggacattttgcattttgtataCTAGGAAATCAATCGGGGCTGCTTTTGTATGTCACAGAAACTCTCAGAATGATCTACAACAGTTGTACTAGTAGTGGTGTTAATGTGATGTATTTGACATTCCCTGCAGCCATTTTAATACAGTGAagggttttcttttcttttttttggagggggggcAGGTTTTCCACCCACAATATTGAGTGTCGTGGAACTTATGCATGCTTTCATCTCAGGATGTCAACTCAAACACACCTTGTTGTAGTGAACTGTACCACAAGATGTTCTCCCCTTGCttggaaaacaacaaatgagTAGTAATATAGTAATTACATTGGAATAAGGGCTCTTCTGACTCATAGCATGAGTGAGGATGTTGCTGCCACACTGAAACACCTGAAATCTGGTGCTGCGACATCTGGTAGTCTAAACGTCTAAACTGCCGGTCAAAAAAGCTTCCCGACTGTTTTGTCTCCGGAGGGCCGGCCTCCGTGTGATGCTGCACATCCCGTCACCATCAAAAAGCAGATACTGTTGAGTGTTTTTCTAAAACTCACAAATATGATGTTGTGGATGTAATGCAGAGCAAAAAAGAGAAACCTGCTCCAGCTgctttgtacagtatattttcacCTTCTGAGGACTCTGTCTTTTCTCATTTGGGCTGGAAATGATTAAACCatcattgtaaaaaaataatttgagaaTGTatgcttgtttaaaaaaaaaaaaaaaagcttcatggTGACAGTAGTGTCaatctatatttttctattcTTCTGTATGTACGACTCAAGAGACAATATGGATGTGTGGGGCAATGTATTGTACAGTTGTAATGccttaaaagaataaaatgagcTCATCTTCTGGCTTCTCATTCAATTCTGTGCTGCACATTATCTGGAAACAGTATGTTGTTTAAATAGTCACTGAAGAAATGTAACAGACGAGCATTTTATGGTAGAAAAGTTTCAAGcctttatttacaaaaaaatctaaaaacaatcCTCTTTTATATTGCATATTCTTTTCTTAAACTCTTTTACAGTGTGAGCGATGTTCTGCG comes from Thunnus maccoyii chromosome 8, fThuMac1.1, whole genome shotgun sequence and encodes:
- the zdhhc2 gene encoding palmitoyltransferase ZDHHC2 isoform X2, which produces MAPSGSRGIKWGCWRVLYWIPVLFIALIVAWSYYAYVLQLCIESIEDTGEKVVYLLVYHVIFIMFVWAYWQTIFTKPMNPLKEFHLSFSDKELLEREDRGESQQEILRRIAKDLPIYTRTNSGAIRFCDRCQLLKPDRCHHCSVCDKCILKMDHHCPWVNNCVGFSNYKFFMLFLLYSLLYCLFITATDLKYFIKFWTNGLPDTQAKFHILFLFFSASMFSVSLASLFTYHCWLVCKNRSTLEAVRAPVFRHGTDKNGFSLGFSKNFRQVFGDEVKYWPIPVFSSLGDGCSFPACLVNLDPEQPSSPTGSNPASKAAADARQFPSKPLRESQSRLLTSTPSWTESDNAADKDKKGASNPGMTIENEA
- the zdhhc2 gene encoding palmitoyltransferase ZDHHC2 isoform X1 codes for the protein MAPSGSRGIKWGCWRVLYWIPVLFIALIVAWSYYAYVLQLCIESIEDTGEKVVYLLVYHVIFIMFVWAYWQTIFTKPMNPLKEFHLSFSDKELLEREDRGESQQEILRRIAKDLPIYTRTNSGAIRFCDRCQLLKPDRCHHCSVCDKCILKMDHHCPWVNNCVGFSNYKFFMLFLLYSLLYCLFITATDLKYFIKFWTAGGRAHFRLREYLNGLPDTQAKFHILFLFFSASMFSVSLASLFTYHCWLVCKNRSTLEAVRAPVFRHGTDKNGFSLGFSKNFRQVFGDEVKYWPIPVFSSLGDGCSFPACLVNLDPEQPSSPTGSNPASKAAADARQFPSKPLRESQSRLLTSTPSWTESDNAADKDKKGASNPGMTIENEA
- the zdhhc2 gene encoding palmitoyltransferase ZDHHC2 isoform X3, whose product is MGLLANHLHQAHEPPEGELLEREDRGESQQEILRRIAKDLPIYTRTNSGAIRFCDRCQLLKPDRCHHCSVCDKCILKMDHHCPWVNNCVGFSNYKFFMLFLLYSLLYCLFITATDLKYFIKFWTAGGRAHFRLREYLNGLPDTQAKFHILFLFFSASMFSVSLASLFTYHCWLVCKNRSTLEAVRAPVFRHGTDKNGFSLGFSKNFRQVFGDEVKYWPIPVFSSLGDGCSFPACLVNLDPEQPSSPTGSNPASKAAADARQFPSKPLRESQSRLLTSTPSWTESDNAADKDKKGASNPGMTIENEA